Below is a window of Macadamia integrifolia cultivar HAES 741 unplaced genomic scaffold, SCU_Mint_v3 scaffold3128, whole genome shotgun sequence DNA.
TTCAATAACCTCACCTTGAAATTCCATGAGCGCGCCTAACGGACTGAGAAACCTGAGATTGATTAACCGATTTGAACGGAGAAAAAGCTGGTACCATTGCATTTTTGTGGACTTTGAGAACCAGAGATTGGGAACGAGATGACAATCTCGATATAATGGTTGAAGCGGACATCGTGGTCAAACCTTCAAAGGGTTTAAGCACACAGTACCAGTTTTGCTGCTTGCAGGGTTTTATGGAG
It encodes the following:
- the LOC122067788 gene encoding uncharacterized protein LOC122067788, whose amino-acid sequence is MEPGISSSSIKPCKQQNWYCVLKPFEGLTTMSASTIISRLSSRSQSLVLKVHKNAMVPAFSPFKSVNQSQVSQSVRRAHGISRLPLELSSLVGSMMPLHSAIASARLISILSVESQSWGMIPQGISMPL